TCCGTCTCGCCATCAATCTGGAAGTGGCCGATCTGCTGAGCACCGACACCGTGGACACGGTGGTTCAGTTAGCCGATCACCTGCCGTTGGAGGTCGAACTGTCGGAACGGGGGCCCTACGGGGACACCCTCTTGACCGACATCCAGGGCAGCCTCCGGCGTCTCAAGGAGGCCGGATGCCGCATCGCTCTCGATGATTTCGGCGCCGGCGCCACCTCCCTGAAAATCCTGGAGCAAATCCCCGTCGATGGGATCAAGCTGGACCGACATTGGATTCAGCATGCGCCGCTCTGTCAGTCCACGGAGCAAATCACGAAGCTGTTGATCGCGGCGGCCAAGGCCCTCAATCTCGAAATCACCGCCGAGGGCATTGAAACCAGTGAACAGGCGATTTGGTCCTACCTGGTCGGCTGTACGTTTGCCCAGGGCTGGTTTTTCTCCCGCGAACTCAACTGGGACGAGTTTCAGCGCCAGGGGTTCACGCGCTTGAAAAGTCCCGCGCAAGCCTAGGGCTGGCCTTCGTCCAGTCCTTCATCCCCTTTCAACTCAACCACACGATGATGACAGACCCAATGGAGTGGTCTACGCGATGCTTGTTGAAGTGCTTTTGAAAGTGGCAGCGATAGAGGCTGAAGAGAACGAGCAGGAGTACCGACCGCGGCCGTCCGCGGCCGGACCTGAACGATGCCTTCGCCAACTCGTCTATTTTGCCAGAGGCGTGCCCAAAGAGCCCATGCTCGACCGCATGGCCTTGGTCTTCGACGACGGCCATGTCAACGAAGGCACGACGGCGAAGTGGATCGGCAAAACCGCCTTTCGGTTGCATCATCAGCAGCTGCGAGTCAAGGTCGGAACCGTCACCCACAACGGTCAGCTCTACGACATCGAAGGCTCGATCGATGGCCTGGTCTCGGACTTTCTGGGTATCACGACCTGGCTCTGGGAACACAAGGCCATCAACCGGTATACGTTCGAGGACTATTGGACCGGCAAAAAGCTGCCGCTTGATTACATCACGCAATGTGGGTGTTACCTGTTTGGACTGGCTGCGGCCGGGTGGCCGCAGGTCACCCAAGCGCTCCTGGTGATCAAGTGCAAGGACACCAGTGATTACATCGAGTTCCGCTTGGAATACGACCGGGACGCGGATGCGATCCGAATCCTGGAAGTGGTGCGGGCCAGTACCGCTGAACGGCGATACGACGTCGTGAATCAGAATACCGTCTTAACCGGCGTGCGCAGGCAGGCCCTTGAGCGGTTTGAACTGGTCGAACAGTACCGGGTTACCCAAACCCTCCCGGACCGGCCATTCGTGGAACCCCAAAAGTTCCCGTGCGGGCGGTGTCAGTACCAGCAGCGGTGCTGGGACGGCTGGGTGCCGCCCAAGTTGGACGGGCGGATCGACCTCAGCGCGCAGGATGCGGCCATGGTCCTGGAGTTCGAACGGATCTCGAATGAGTTTTATCAGATAAAACGCCGACGCGAGGAACTCAGCGATCAGATCAAGTTGTTCCTCAGAGCCAATCGGGCCAAGGAGGGACTGGCTGGCGATAAGCTGGTCCGATTGGAGCAGCGGCCTCAGTCTCGCGTCGATCCGGAACTGCTGCCACCTGAAATTCGCAAGTCGGCCACCCGTGAGGTCCTGCAAGAATTCCCCAAGGTCTTGCCGGCACCCCACACGATCCTGAGGCGAGCCGACACGAAGGAGTAATACTCACGAGGAGGGATCGAATAGATGCACACTCAGTTCGCTCAATTCACCACCGTCAAGGGGCTCTCCGATCGGATACGCCTCCCCAGACTGGGAAAGATTCGCCTTGGGATCAAGGTGATCGGCCAGAACGGAGAATACCCGAAGGATGTGCCGTATTTCGTGGTACCGCCTGAGGTCGCCAGGATCTACGGCAACGAGCCGACGGCACTGGACATCATGTTCCCGGTCAACGACCGCAATCTCATCTTCCCGCAGGCCTTCAAATACTACGGCTCATCCAAGGGGCTCAAGTGCATCGGGAACGGGGAACAGGCTCTGAGGGTTGATCCTCAAACAGGTGGACAGAAACCCTGCGAGTGCCCATGCTCGTTGCTCGAGACGAAGGAATGTCAACTGCGTGCAAACCTGATGGTCATTCTGCCCAAGGTCAATATGGGGGGCGTGTACCAGATCGACAGCACCAGTTACCACACTGTAGTGGACATCAACAGTGGGATCTACTACGTGGAGAATCTGGTGAAGCGCTTCGCGATGGTCCCGTTGGTGCTCAAGCGTGTTCCACGTGAAACACACCCCAATGGGCAAAAGCAGATTCACTATCCGCTCCAGGTCCATCTCGAGAATGCGGATGAGAACTTTGTCCTCAAGCTTCGCTCCGAGACCGAAGCGATCATCCAGCGGACGAGCACGCTGGTCCTGCCGGCCCCGGAAGATGTCAATCCGGAGCTGGATGAGGGGGCTACGGTGGTGCGGGAAGAGGATCTCCAGGCGCCCACAGAGGAGAACGTCATTGAAGGGCAGGCTTCGGAGACAGTCGCGCCGAGCCAGGTGACGCCAGCCGCCACTGCGTCCAAGATGCAGGCGAAGAATGAGGGATCGGCCGACGCGGCGTCATCCTCCGAGGCGGCACCGCCACCTCTGCCCTCCGGTGCTCCCATGAATGGGGGAGCGCCATCGAGGACGGAAACCGCTCCGGAACGGACCGTGCTCTCGGTGACGCTCCCGGTAAAGGGACGGTCTGGGAAGTACGGTCCCTATCAGCTGTCCGTCATGGAGGTCGGGGGGAGCCGGATATACCGTTGTTGGGAGTCCAGCTTGCCGGGCATGTTTCATGGTCAGAAGGCCATGGAGCTGATCGGGAAGCGCATCATACTGTCAGCCGAGTCGAGAGCAGGGCGGAGGCCAGGAGAGACCGAGTTCTGGATCACTC
This sequence is a window from Nitrospirota bacterium. Protein-coding genes within it:
- a CDS encoding EAL domain-containing protein — its product is MLVTEPSGTMTHVVSDGEILTAVKRNQILASFQPIVDRDGGIRKAEALLQWEHPRLGRLPARLFIERLLALAPSRSIVQSLCRYLRGLDWPLHLRLAINLEVADLLSTDTVDTVVQLADHLPLEVELSERGPYGDTLLTDIQGSLRRLKEAGCRIALDDFGAGATSLKILEQIPVDGIKLDRHWIQHAPLCQSTEQITKLLIAAAKALNLEITAEGIETSEQAIWSYLVGCTFAQGWFFSRELNWDEFQRQGFTRLKSPAQA